In Nocardia asteroides, the following proteins share a genomic window:
- a CDS encoding fumarate hydratase yields the protein MTAPEFRYSDLLPIGADDTPYRLLTTEGVSTFEHNGRTFLQVEPEALRLLTETAIHDISHYLRPAHLRQLRKIIDDPESSGNDRFVALDLLKNLNISAGGVLPMCQDTGTAIVMGKKSEGVLTGVDDAEWISRGVFDAYSTLNLRYSQLAPITMWDEKNTGSNLPAQIELYSTEGDADNPVYKFLFMAKGGGSANKSFLYQETKAVLNPERMLEFLDEKIRSLGTAACPPYHLAVVIGGTSAEFALKTAKYASAHYLDNLPTEGSITGHAFRDLELEEEVFQLTREFGIGAQFGGKYFCHDVRVVRLPRHGASCPVAIAVSCSADRQALAKITKDGIFLEQLETEPAQYLPEQTEEILGGDVVQIDLNRPMDEIRAELSKYPVKTRLSLTGPLVVARDIAHAKIKERLDAGEPMPQYLKDMAVYYAGPAKTPEGYASGSFGPTTAGRMDSYVDQFQAAGGSMIMLAKGNRSAQVTKACGEHGGFYLGSIGGPAARLALDCIKNVEVLEYPELGMEAVWKIDVVDFPAFIVVDDKGNDFFAETSKPIALRVRTRSKERV from the coding sequence GTGACCGCGCCGGAGTTCCGCTATTCCGATCTGCTGCCGATCGGCGCCGACGACACGCCGTACCGCTTGCTCACCACCGAGGGGGTCAGCACCTTCGAGCACAACGGTCGCACCTTCCTGCAGGTCGAGCCCGAAGCGCTGCGGCTGCTCACCGAGACGGCGATCCACGACATCAGCCACTACCTGCGCCCGGCCCACCTGCGCCAGCTGCGCAAGATCATCGACGATCCGGAGTCCTCGGGCAACGACCGCTTCGTGGCGCTCGACCTGCTCAAGAACCTCAACATCTCCGCGGGCGGCGTGCTGCCGATGTGCCAGGACACCGGCACCGCGATCGTGATGGGCAAGAAGAGCGAGGGCGTGCTGACCGGTGTCGACGACGCCGAGTGGATCAGCCGCGGCGTGTTCGACGCGTACTCCACGCTGAACCTGCGGTACTCCCAGCTCGCCCCGATCACCATGTGGGACGAGAAGAACACCGGCTCCAACCTGCCCGCCCAGATCGAGCTGTACTCCACCGAGGGCGACGCCGACAACCCGGTCTACAAGTTCCTGTTCATGGCCAAGGGCGGCGGTTCGGCCAACAAGTCGTTCCTGTACCAGGAGACCAAGGCCGTCCTGAACCCCGAGCGCATGCTCGAGTTCCTCGACGAGAAGATCCGCTCGCTGGGCACCGCGGCCTGCCCGCCCTACCACCTCGCTGTGGTCATCGGTGGCACCAGCGCCGAATTCGCCTTGAAGACAGCGAAATACGCCTCGGCGCACTACCTGGACAACCTGCCGACCGAGGGCTCGATCACCGGCCACGCGTTCCGTGACCTGGAGCTCGAGGAAGAGGTCTTCCAGCTCACCCGCGAGTTCGGCATCGGCGCGCAGTTCGGCGGCAAGTACTTCTGCCACGACGTGCGGGTGGTCCGCCTGCCCCGGCACGGCGCCTCCTGCCCGGTCGCCATCGCGGTCTCCTGCTCGGCCGACCGCCAGGCGCTGGCCAAGATCACCAAGGACGGCATCTTCCTGGAGCAGCTGGAAACCGAACCGGCCCAGTACCTCCCGGAGCAGACCGAGGAGATCCTCGGCGGCGACGTGGTGCAGATCGACCTCAACCGTCCGATGGACGAGATCCGCGCCGAGCTGTCGAAGTACCCGGTGAAGACCCGGCTCTCGCTCACCGGCCCGCTGGTCGTGGCCCGCGACATCGCGCACGCCAAGATCAAGGAGCGCCTGGACGCGGGCGAGCCGATGCCGCAGTACCTCAAGGACATGGCCGTCTACTACGCGGGCCCGGCCAAGACGCCCGAGGGCTACGCCTCCGGTTCGTTCGGTCCCACCACCGCCGGTCGCATGGACTCCTACGTCGACCAGTTCCAGGCCGCGGGCGGCTCGATGATCATGCTGGCCAAGGGCAACCGCTCGGCCCAGGTCACCAAGGCCTGCGGTGAGCACGGTGGCTTCTACCTGGGCTCGATCGGTGGCCCGGCCGCACGCCTGGCGCTGGACTGCATCAAGAACGTCGAGGTGCTCGAGTACCCCGAGCTCGGCATGGAAGCGGTCTGGAAGATCGACGTCGTGGACTTCCCTGCCTTCATCGTCGTCGACGACAAGGGCAACGACTTCTTCGCCGAGACCTCCAAGCCCATCGCCCTGCGGGTGCGCACCCGGTCCAAGGAACGCGTGTAG
- the mftD gene encoding pre-mycofactocin synthase MftD (MftD, an enzyme found in the mycofactocin biosynthesis locus, performs an oxidative deamination of 3-amino-5-[(p-hydroxyphenyl)methyl]-4,4-dimethyl-2-pyrrolidinone (AHDP). The resulting compound, now called pre-mycofactocin (PMFT), is a biologically active redox cofactor that can oxidize the non-exchangeable NADH of TIGR03971 family SDR-type oxidoreductases.): MNPWFETVAEAQRRARKRLPKSVYGALIAGSERGQTIEDNQAAFTELGFAPHCAGPIGERDQSTTVLGQQLSMPVMISPTGVQAVHPDGEVAVARAAAARGIAMGLSSFASKPIEEVVAANPSTLFQLYWCGNKDQILERMARAKAAGAVGLILTLDWSFSHGRDWGSPVIPESLNLRTMMSFAPQTLARPRWLATYLRSGSIPDLTAPNMAVGGGAAPGFFGAYGEWMQTPAPDWDDVAWICAQWDGPVLLKGVMRVDDALRAVDAGVAGISVSNHGGNNLDGTPAAIRALPVLADAVGDQIEVVLDGGIRRGSDVVKAVALGARAVLIGRASLWGLAANGQAGVENVLDILRGGIDSALLGLRKTSIADLDRGDIVIPAGFERALGVPADSEKPLTTADLVQ; encoded by the coding sequence ATGAATCCCTGGTTCGAGACCGTCGCCGAGGCGCAGCGCCGCGCCCGCAAGCGCCTGCCGAAATCGGTGTACGGCGCGCTGATCGCGGGCTCGGAACGCGGCCAGACCATCGAGGACAACCAGGCCGCGTTCACCGAACTCGGCTTCGCCCCGCACTGCGCGGGTCCGATCGGCGAGCGCGACCAGTCCACCACCGTGCTCGGTCAGCAGCTGTCGATGCCGGTCATGATCTCGCCCACCGGCGTGCAGGCGGTGCATCCCGACGGTGAGGTCGCCGTGGCCAGGGCCGCCGCCGCGCGCGGGATCGCCATGGGCCTGAGCTCGTTCGCGAGCAAGCCGATCGAAGAGGTCGTCGCGGCCAATCCGTCCACCCTGTTCCAGCTGTACTGGTGTGGCAACAAGGACCAGATCCTGGAGCGGATGGCCCGGGCCAAGGCGGCGGGCGCCGTGGGCCTGATCCTCACCCTGGACTGGTCGTTCTCGCACGGGCGCGACTGGGGCAGCCCGGTGATCCCGGAGTCGCTGAACCTGCGCACCATGATGTCGTTCGCGCCGCAGACCCTGGCCCGCCCGCGCTGGCTCGCCACCTACCTGCGCTCGGGCTCCATCCCCGACCTCACCGCGCCCAACATGGCGGTCGGCGGCGGCGCGGCGCCCGGCTTCTTCGGCGCCTACGGCGAATGGATGCAGACCCCGGCCCCGGACTGGGACGACGTGGCCTGGATCTGCGCGCAGTGGGACGGGCCGGTGCTGCTCAAGGGCGTCATGCGGGTCGACGACGCGCTGCGCGCGGTCGACGCGGGCGTGGCCGGCATCTCGGTGTCCAACCACGGCGGCAACAACCTCGACGGCACCCCCGCCGCGATCCGCGCGCTGCCGGTGCTGGCCGACGCCGTCGGCGACCAGATCGAGGTGGTGCTCGACGGTGGCATCCGCCGTGGCAGCGATGTGGTCAAGGCCGTGGCGCTGGGCGCCCGCGCGGTCCTGATCGGCCGCGCCTCGCTGTGGGGCCTGGCCGCCAACGGGCAGGCCGGCGTGGAGAACGTCCTCGACATCCTGCGCGGCGGCATCGACTCGGCGCTGCTGGGTCTGCGCAAGACCTCGATCGCCGATCTCGACCGTGGCGACATCGTCATCCCGGCCGGTTTCGAGCGCGCCCTCGGCGTGCCCGCCGACAGCGAGAAACCGCTCACCACCGCGGATCTCGTCCAGTAG
- a CDS encoding MarR family winged helix-turn-helix transcriptional regulator gives MTDPQWLDDVEMRAWLGYVRTRDLIAAAIGRDAGRAANLSWVEYSVLAYLADAPGQRLTFADLAGALEWSQSRLSHQITRMQKRGLVTRETMPHDQRRTVARLTTAGGQLLTTAAPAHVRSVRRNMIDVLDRGQLAALAEIYDVLINHHRSAGTEFGPTGRGRPAETGEPAPDPV, from the coding sequence GTGACCGATCCACAGTGGCTCGATGATGTCGAAATGCGCGCCTGGCTGGGCTACGTCCGGACCCGCGACCTGATCGCCGCGGCGATCGGGCGTGACGCGGGCCGGGCTGCCAACCTCAGCTGGGTCGAGTACTCGGTCCTGGCCTACCTGGCCGACGCGCCGGGTCAGCGCCTGACCTTCGCCGACCTGGCCGGTGCGCTCGAATGGTCGCAGAGCAGGCTCTCGCACCAGATCACCCGTATGCAGAAGCGCGGACTCGTGACCAGGGAGACCATGCCGCACGATCAGCGCCGCACCGTCGCCCGGCTGACCACCGCGGGCGGCCAGCTGCTCACCACCGCCGCGCCCGCGCACGTGCGCAGCGTGCGGCGCAACATGATCGACGTGCTCGACCGCGGCCAGCTCGCCGCCCTCGCCGAGATCTACGACGTGCTGATCAACCACCACCGCAGCGCGGGCACCGAATTCGGCCCCACCGGCCGCGGCCGCCCCGCCGAGACAGGCGAACCCGCGCCCGATCCGGTCTGA